One window of Aliarcobacter lanthieri genomic DNA carries:
- the tilS gene encoding tRNA lysidine(34) synthetase TilS — translation MNLDFSVVKNSKNLLAFSGGVDSTALFFLLLENNIPFDIAIVNYNIREQSKNEVSYALNLAKEYNKKIFIKNVEIKNLSNFEKIARDIRYDFFEEIIQNNYYEVLITAHQLNDKLEWFFMQLSKGAGLIELLGLTEIKYTNNYKTYKPLLNISKDELEEFLQKNNIKYFIDKSNFDEKYKRNYFRHNFSDKFLNEFKNGIINSFIYLENDLNSLNLELNPIKNIEELEIFKNQNDDNLNIRIIDKSLKRRGILLSFFQREEILKQKEITISHKINISITNNFIYVAPKVISIMPKKFKEECRVKKIPINMREYIFINKISIKELIL, via the coding sequence ATGAACTTAGATTTTAGTGTAGTTAAAAATTCAAAAAATCTTCTAGCATTTTCAGGAGGTGTTGATTCTACTGCACTATTCTTCTTACTTTTAGAAAACAATATACCTTTTGATATAGCAATAGTAAACTATAATATCAGAGAACAATCAAAAAATGAGGTTTCATATGCTTTAAATTTAGCAAAAGAATATAATAAAAAAATATTTATAAAAAATGTAGAAATAAAGAATCTATCAAATTTTGAAAAAATAGCAAGAGATATAAGGTATGATTTTTTTGAAGAAATCATACAAAATAATTATTATGAAGTTTTAATCACTGCACATCAGCTAAATGATAAATTAGAGTGGTTTTTTATGCAATTATCAAAAGGTGCAGGACTTATAGAACTATTAGGTTTAACTGAAATAAAATATACAAATAATTATAAAACATATAAACCTTTACTAAACATATCAAAAGATGAATTAGAAGAATTTTTACAAAAAAACAATATAAAATATTTTATAGATAAATCAAATTTTGATGAAAAATATAAAAGAAATTATTTTCGACATAATTTTTCAGATAAATTTCTAAATGAATTTAAAAATGGAATAATAAACTCATTTATTTATTTAGAAAATGATTTAAACTCTTTAAATTTAGAGCTAAATCCAATTAAGAATATAGAAGAGTTAGAAATATTTAAAAATCAAAATGATGATAATTTAAATATTAGAATAATCGATAAATCTTTAAAGAGAAGAGGAATTTTACTAAGCTTCTTTCAAAGAGAAGAAATATTAAAACAAAAAGAAATTACGATTTCTCATAAAATAAATATTTCTATTACAAATAATTTTATTTATGTTGCACCAAAAGTTATTAGTATAATGCCAAAAAAATTTAAAGAAGAATGTAGAGTGAAGAAAATTCCAATAAATATGAGAGAATATATTTTTATTAATAAGATTAGTATAAAAGAATTAATTCTTTAA
- the acpS gene encoding holo-ACP synthase, with the protein MIGIDIVSIDRIKKLYEKFGDKFYDRFLDKNEQDFVKSTQTAAGFWAAKEAASKAIGTGIGEVCSFYDIKIKKDKNNAPKIKYSKSLRKKFKVKKSSLSITHDGGFAIAVVVNKQKNR; encoded by the coding sequence ATGATAGGTATAGATATAGTAAGTATAGATAGAATAAAAAAGTTATATGAAAAGTTCGGAGATAAGTTCTACGATAGATTTTTAGATAAGAATGAACAAGATTTTGTAAAATCTACTCAAACAGCAGCAGGATTTTGGGCAGCAAAAGAAGCTGCAAGTAAAGCAATAGGAACAGGAATTGGAGAAGTTTGCTCTTTTTATGATATAAAAATAAAAAAGGATAAAAACAATGCTCCTAAAATAAAATATAGCAAAAGTTTAAGAAAAAAGTTTAAAGTTAAGAAATCATCTCTTAGTATTACTCATGATGGTGGATTTGCAATAGCTGTTGTTGTAAATAAACAAAAAAATAGATAA
- a CDS encoding flagellar basal body L-ring protein FlgH has product MIKQIITLTSLTLLFTACGAISEPEINFSKPEQQVPKEVPVAKKNKGSLYSVQGASLFADKKDLQIGDIIQIEINEGLTQKSDNKRELTSDRKNEFGGGMFASMGGNNLSGAVGSATDKFNSNLGVNFNTKSSDSDKGKVKTEVKENFDTKISAVIEETYQNGNYFIKGNKEVILDGQKQEIIITGVIRPYDISSDNSINSSQIANLKLLYKKDGVESDILQVPWGTRILRAIWPF; this is encoded by the coding sequence ATGATAAAACAAATTATAACATTAACTAGTTTAACGCTATTATTTACAGCTTGTGGGGCAATATCAGAGCCTGAAATAAATTTTTCAAAACCAGAACAGCAAGTACCAAAAGAAGTTCCTGTTGCAAAAAAGAATAAAGGATCTTTATATTCTGTTCAGGGAGCATCACTTTTTGCAGATAAAAAAGATTTACAAATTGGAGATATCATCCAAATTGAGATAAATGAAGGACTTACGCAAAAAAGTGATAATAAAAGAGAACTTACAAGTGATAGAAAAAATGAATTTGGTGGGGGAATGTTTGCTTCTATGGGTGGTAATAATTTAAGTGGAGCAGTTGGAAGTGCAACAGATAAATTTAATTCAAATTTAGGAGTTAATTTTAATACAAAAAGTAGTGATAGTGATAAGGGGAAAGTAAAAACAGAAGTAAAAGAAAATTTTGATACAAAAATTTCTGCTGTAATAGAAGAAACTTACCAAAATGGAAACTATTTTATAAAGGGGAATAAAGAAGTTATATTAGATGGTCAAAAACAAGAGATTATTATAACAGGGGTTATACGTCCTTATGATATATCTTCTGATAATTCTATAAATTCTTCTCAAATTGCTAATTTAAAATTGTTATATAAAAAAGATGGAGTTGAATCTGATATTTTACAAGTTCCATGGGGAACAAGAATACTTAGAGCAATATGGCCATTTTAA
- the fliD gene encoding flagellar filament capping protein FliD, with translation MADGVLGLGSGQAASLNNDLIDKLKAAEKKATVDPLEKKLENFSTEKEVISNIGTKVDNFLKAVEVFSLNQSSGVNSFNQKSANVMGDGVVFDSDDLSALKTGSLSVKVEQLAQKDAWQTDVVSGSKSDLVNKGDLVINGKTINTDGMTYSKLAEEINKIDGIQASLVDSSSGGFRLSIKSTETGSANALNLSGNAANELFKVNETDPEVLKNYHVLVAQDMKMKVDGIEYSNSTNTVTIDGLKITATKTGGESTINIENDTTTLAKQMQDFATAYNDLRAEIENEIYSSESTVYDKSALRDMLSQIKGNLFSTGNSDKSLFSFGFSFDEKSGNLNFSTKDFEESIKNGTKDLENLFAGVPEKKGIATLLDETISINGVKKGLIDYELNMLSREEAMKKEKETAQTTLDNKYALMAQQFASYGVIINQMEASFSGLKMMIQQSTASK, from the coding sequence ATGGCAGATGGAGTTTTAGGGCTTGGTTCTGGACAAGCAGCGTCACTAAATAATGATTTAATAGACAAATTAAAAGCAGCAGAGAAGAAAGCTACGGTTGATCCATTAGAAAAAAAATTAGAAAATTTTTCTACAGAAAAAGAGGTTATTTCAAATATTGGTACTAAAGTAGATAATTTTTTAAAAGCAGTTGAGGTATTTTCTTTAAATCAATCAAGTGGTGTAAATTCATTTAACCAAAAGAGTGCTAATGTTATGGGAGATGGTGTAGTTTTTGATTCAGATGACTTAAGCGCTTTAAAAACAGGAAGCTTGAGTGTAAAAGTAGAACAATTAGCACAAAAAGATGCTTGGCAAACAGATGTTGTAAGTGGATCTAAAAGTGATTTAGTAAATAAAGGTGATTTAGTAATAAATGGTAAAACTATCAATACTGATGGTATGACATATAGTAAGCTAGCAGAAGAAATAAATAAAATAGATGGAATTCAAGCTTCACTTGTAGATAGTTCTAGTGGTGGATTTAGATTATCAATTAAAAGTACAGAAACTGGTTCAGCGAATGCATTAAACTTATCAGGTAATGCTGCAAATGAATTATTTAAAGTAAATGAAACTGATCCTGAAGTTTTAAAGAATTATCATGTACTTGTAGCACAAGATATGAAAATGAAAGTAGATGGAATTGAGTATTCAAATAGCACAAATACAGTTACAATAGATGGATTAAAAATAACAGCTACAAAAACTGGTGGTGAATCTACTATTAATATAGAAAATGATACTACAACTTTAGCAAAACAGATGCAAGACTTTGCTACTGCATATAATGATTTAAGAGCTGAAATAGAGAATGAAATTTATTCTAGTGAATCAACTGTTTATGATAAAAGTGCTTTAAGAGATATGTTATCTCAAATAAAAGGAAATTTATTTAGTACTGGAAATAGTGATAAATCATTATTCAGTTTTGGATTTTCATTTGATGAAAAGAGTGGAAATCTAAATTTTAGTACAAAAGATTTCGAAGAATCTATCAAAAATGGTACAAAAGATTTAGAAAATTTATTTGCTGGTGTTCCTGAAAAAAAAGGAATAGCAACTTTACTTGATGAAACTATAAGTATTAATGGAGTTAAAAAAGGTTTAATTGATTATGAATTAAATATGCTAAGTAGAGAAGAAGCTATGAAAAAAGAAAAAGAAACAGCTCAAACTACTTTAGATAATAAATATGCATTAATGGCTCAACAATTTGCTTCTTATGGAGTAATCATTAACCAAATGGAAGCATCATTTTCTGGATTAAAAATGATGATTCAACAATCAACAGCTTCTAAATAG
- a CDS encoding ABC transporter permease, which yields MNIFVKKLLYIIVMLFIISLISFFAINLAPNSFFASGELNPNITPEAIEQLKAIYGLDKPLYVQFFSWLINILQLDFGISFASGSTVKEEILSRIPITLTINIISMVLIFIVSLYFGIKSAMKKNSFFDKFTNQLSLLSFSMPSFYLALILVLIFSIKFELFPIAGLHSVPNDGSFTYYLDFAWHLCLPIFIIVFAGIGSLILYIRALTIEILKSDYIFFAHARGLSKKTILRYYILPNLYPPVITLLGLSLPGVIGGSVILETIFSIDGMGLLFYQSALSHDYPVIMGILIIGAFLTLIGNIFADLILLKLNPNYEEK from the coding sequence ATGAATATCTTTGTAAAAAAACTATTATACATTATTGTTATGCTATTTATTATTAGCTTAATATCTTTTTTTGCTATAAATTTAGCTCCAAACTCATTTTTTGCAAGTGGAGAACTAAATCCAAATATTACACCAGAGGCAATAGAGCAACTAAAAGCTATATATGGACTTGATAAACCTTTATATGTACAGTTCTTTTCATGGCTTATAAATATTTTACAGCTTGATTTTGGAATATCATTTGCAAGTGGATCAACAGTAAAAGAGGAAATATTAAGTAGAATTCCTATAACTTTAACTATAAACATTATTTCAATGGTATTAATATTCATCGTTTCATTATATTTTGGTATAAAATCAGCTATGAAGAAAAATAGTTTTTTTGACAAATTTACAAATCAACTTTCACTTTTAAGTTTTTCAATGCCATCTTTTTATTTGGCTCTTATTTTAGTTTTAATTTTCTCTATAAAATTTGAACTTTTCCCAATAGCTGGACTTCATTCTGTACCAAATGATGGAAGTTTTACTTACTATTTAGATTTTGCTTGGCATTTATGTTTACCAATATTTATAATAGTTTTTGCTGGAATTGGAAGTTTAATTTTATATATCAGAGCTTTAACAATAGAAATTTTAAAAAGTGATTATATATTCTTTGCTCATGCTAGAGGATTAAGCAAAAAAACAATTTTAAGATACTACATTCTACCAAATTTATATCCACCAGTTATAACTCTATTAGGTCTTTCTTTACCTGGAGTTATTGGTGGTTCTGTAATACTTGAAACAATATTTTCAATAGATGGTATGGGATTACTATTTTATCAAAGTGCTTTAAGCCATGACTATCCAGTAATTATGGGGATATTAATAATTGGAGCATTCTTAACTTTAATAGGGAATATATTTGCAGATTTAATTTTATTAAAATTAAATCCAAATTATGAAGAGAAATAA
- a CDS encoding flagellar basal body-associated FliL family protein yields MADENEVVKKPSDGKGILIVLLVLVIVLIMVVAGGTYFLLDKISNSSSNSEQTKEELVTNNNSSSGAGVDAKFKADVNELVLNLTDSRGREKIMKLSFSIRSSDPTIEKIVQDYLAEITDVVITQVSSRSSEELLTVGGKNQLKDELISEINNIINYVTRTNSNVVSNILFTTFVIK; encoded by the coding sequence ATGGCAGATGAGAATGAAGTAGTAAAAAAACCATCAGATGGTAAAGGTATATTAATAGTTTTATTAGTACTTGTGATTGTTTTAATAATGGTTGTTGCTGGTGGTACATATTTTTTATTAGATAAAATCTCTAATAGTAGTTCAAATAGTGAGCAAACAAAAGAAGAATTAGTAACTAACAATAATTCATCATCTGGAGCTGGAGTTGATGCAAAATTCAAAGCAGATGTAAATGAATTAGTTTTAAATCTTACAGATTCAAGAGGTAGAGAAAAGATTATGAAATTATCTTTTTCTATAAGAAGTAGTGATCCTACTATTGAAAAAATAGTTCAAGATTATTTAGCTGAGATTACTGATGTTGTAATTACTCAAGTTAGTTCAAGAAGCTCTGAAGAACTTTTGACTGTAGGTGGTAAAAATCAATTAAAAGATGAATTAATAAGTGAAATAAATAATATTATAAACTATGTTACAAGAACTAACAGTAATGTAGTAAGTAATATTTTATTTACTACATTTGTAATAAAATAG
- the rimO gene encoding 30S ribosomal protein S12 methylthiotransferase RimO yields the protein MKFSTKKPKKKLHMVSLGCTKNLVDSEVMLGKLSDYELTDDTQNADVIIVNTCGFIDSAKQESINTILNLHEDRKKESVLVMAGCLSERYKEELQGELPEIDVFTGVGDYDKIDLLVNEKRSNFTNEVFLASENNERVITGSSYHAYVKLSEGCNQTCSFCAIPSFKGKLHSRTLSSLVKEVKHLVSKGYIDFSFVSQDSSSFLRDLGEKNGLELLIDEIEKIDGIKTARILYLYPSTTTLGLVDKIANSKVFVNYFDMPLQHITQNMLKIMKRGKGVEQLNELMNYMKSKPNSFVRTTFIAGHPGESEADFEELCNYVEEFSFDRANVFSYSDEEGTSATLREDKIKQELIDERADILGSIIAETTQKSLEDEVGKTFEVYIDGESEEHEYLLSARKTIWAPDIDGEIYINDNESEQELKFGQVYTVKVTELAGDKLLATVIK from the coding sequence ATGAAATTTTCAACAAAAAAACCAAAGAAAAAACTACATATGGTAAGCCTTGGCTGTACAAAAAACTTAGTAGATAGTGAAGTTATGTTAGGAAAATTAAGTGATTATGAACTAACAGATGATACACAAAATGCTGATGTTATTATCGTGAATACATGTGGATTTATAGATAGTGCAAAACAAGAGAGTATAAATACAATATTAAACCTTCATGAAGATAGAAAAAAAGAGTCAGTTTTAGTAATGGCTGGCTGTTTAAGTGAAAGATATAAAGAAGAACTTCAAGGTGAACTTCCTGAAATTGATGTTTTTACGGGAGTTGGAGATTATGATAAAATAGATTTACTTGTAAATGAAAAAAGAAGTAACTTTACAAATGAAGTATTTTTAGCAAGTGAAAATAATGAAAGAGTAATAACTGGTTCATCTTATCATGCATATGTTAAACTAAGTGAAGGCTGTAATCAGACTTGTTCATTTTGTGCAATTCCATCATTTAAAGGAAAACTACACTCAAGAACTTTAAGTTCACTTGTAAAAGAGGTAAAGCATTTGGTTTCAAAAGGTTATATTGATTTTTCATTTGTATCTCAAGATTCTTCTTCTTTTTTAAGAGATTTAGGAGAGAAGAATGGGCTTGAACTTTTAATAGACGAGATTGAAAAGATAGATGGTATAAAAACAGCTAGAATCTTATATCTGTATCCATCAACTACAACTTTAGGTTTGGTAGATAAAATAGCAAACTCTAAAGTTTTTGTAAACTATTTTGATATGCCACTTCAGCATATAACACAAAATATGCTTAAAATCATGAAAAGAGGAAAAGGAGTAGAACAATTAAATGAACTTATGAATTATATGAAAAGTAAACCAAACTCTTTTGTAAGAACTACTTTTATTGCTGGACATCCAGGAGAGAGTGAAGCAGATTTTGAAGAACTTTGTAATTATGTAGAAGAATTTAGTTTTGATAGAGCAAATGTTTTTTCATATTCAGATGAAGAAGGAACATCTGCAACTTTAAGAGAAGATAAAATAAAACAAGAGTTAATAGATGAAAGAGCAGATATTCTGGGTAGTATAATAGCTGAGACTACTCAAAAATCATTAGAAGATGAAGTAGGAAAAACTTTTGAAGTTTATATTGATGGAGAGAGTGAAGAACACGAATATCTACTTAGTGCTAGAAAAACTATTTGGGCACCAGATATTGATGGTGAAATTTATATCAATGACAATGAAAGTGAGCAAGAGTTAAAATTTGGACAAGTTTATACTGTAAAAGTAACTGAACTTGCTGGAGATAAACTACTTGCAACAGTTATAAAATAA
- the fliS gene encoding flagellar export chaperone FliS: MGIELYNQQNAISDDPYALVLKLYEGIIKYLSFVKSAMQDGDVEKKFTYINKAIAIFDELRNVLDFDGGEVAYYLDGLYLYQIETLFSAGIDDNINSINQVMKVTQGLIDAWKEEINL; this comes from the coding sequence ATGGGGATTGAATTATATAATCAACAAAATGCAATATCAGATGATCCTTATGCATTAGTTTTAAAACTTTATGAGGGGATTATAAAATATCTATCGTTTGTAAAAAGTGCTATGCAAGATGGAGATGTAGAAAAAAAATTTACATATATAAATAAAGCAATTGCAATTTTTGATGAACTTAGAAATGTATTAGATTTTGATGGTGGAGAAGTTGCTTATTATTTAGATGGATTGTATTTATATCAAATTGAAACACTTTTTAGTGCAGGAATTGATGATAATATAAATTCTATCAATCAAGTTATGAAAGTTACACAAGGATTAATTGACGCATGGAAAGAAGAAATAAATCTTTAA
- a CDS encoding META domain-containing protein encodes MIKKSFLNIFLITVISTIFLTACSTKQNELEDMKTLKNTKWKALVLNNVEVNNNIKVANINFEEDGRVFGNLGCNNFFSSFKEDNGKLTLAQAGSTMMMCSDMTTEHNFLNVISTVKSYEINGKTLRLFDKNNNEIAKFVKE; translated from the coding sequence ATGATAAAAAAATCATTTTTAAATATATTTTTAATTACAGTTATTTCAACTATATTTTTAACTGCTTGTAGTACAAAACAAAATGAATTAGAAGATATGAAAACTTTAAAAAATACAAAATGGAAAGCTTTAGTTTTAAATAATGTAGAAGTAAATAATAATATTAAAGTTGCAAATATTAATTTTGAAGAAGATGGAAGAGTATTTGGAAACTTAGGATGTAATAATTTCTTCTCTAGCTTTAAAGAAGATAATGGTAAATTAACTTTAGCACAAGCTGGAAGTACAATGATGATGTGTTCTGATATGACAACTGAACATAACTTCTTAAATGTAATTAGTACTGTGAAAAGTTATGAGATAAATGGTAAAACTTTAAGACTTTTTGATAAAAATAATAATGAAATAGCTAAATTTGTAAAAGAGTAG
- a CDS encoding flagellar hook-associated protein FlgK, translated as MFSTLSVSQTGLKTARYAIENVGNNQANANTPGYKKRVADLSEISQYGVHINGQGVSYDGVSRITSQYMYDKFIQESTKANYYDKLTNMLGGVETIFKETDSSGFSVDLNRYFQSVENLRTNPSSQVYRSALQSQGAVIVESLQNLYSSVQKQQQTERVELKTDVNKVNSILKDIADTNAKIEKYGTSTNDLLDKRDLLELELSKYVDVDINRDQGFYEIKIGGVVALSNNTFEREIEIHDVKTNQVDKYNHIRSNSDGSTTAFDSLKYNSDFTAKAPYDTDDIITYKLNNEYSVSVQIGETITGDWNGDGTISTMVVDNDNLTRAFMVKINSDSNMSKLVTAYNGEYTTDTNGNKVPMYPNSDNYLRIESNDPGKENDFIGNFSVTRKTGTNVDSRETIYKNDKESKVAQSDVVLKIWEENLDLKSGTIKAQVENLSTSNPNNKFQSYLDQLDNFAQTLADISSSYIRVGQNDYIYGQNGVDAHNTAPFPPNGGDIVELNLFSGSSIKTLKFDKNAVNDLNQENLDYLASIQWKNDLSFDGKAQDPNAKNTTSLTEYFRNLRVNISTDKEESNYAFEVQDSIAQNLGTSYNDVVKVKSDDEMLDLMKFQAAFSASAQVITTVDQMIQTLLGMKR; from the coding sequence ATGTTTTCTACATTAAGCGTTTCCCAAACAGGGTTAAAAACTGCAAGATATGCAATAGAAAATGTTGGTAATAATCAAGCAAATGCCAATACTCCAGGATATAAAAAAAGAGTTGCTGATTTAAGTGAAATTTCTCAATATGGGGTTCACATAAATGGACAAGGTGTTAGTTATGATGGTGTATCTAGAATAACTTCACAATATATGTATGATAAATTTATACAGGAAAGTACAAAAGCTAACTACTATGATAAATTGACAAATATGTTAGGTGGAGTTGAAACTATTTTTAAGGAGACAGATAGTAGTGGTTTTTCTGTTGACTTAAATAGATATTTTCAATCTGTAGAAAATTTAAGAACAAATCCAAGTTCACAAGTATATAGAAGTGCTTTACAAAGTCAAGGTGCAGTTATTGTTGAATCATTACAAAATCTATATTCAAGTGTACAAAAACAACAACAAACAGAAAGAGTAGAATTAAAAACAGATGTAAATAAAGTAAATTCTATACTTAAAGATATAGCAGATACAAATGCAAAAATAGAAAAATATGGTACATCTACAAATGATTTATTAGATAAAAGAGATTTATTAGAACTAGAATTATCAAAATATGTTGATGTTGATATTAATAGAGATCAAGGTTTTTATGAAATAAAAATTGGTGGAGTTGTAGCTTTAAGTAATAATACATTTGAAAGAGAAATAGAGATTCATGATGTAAAAACTAATCAAGTAGATAAATATAATCATATAAGAAGTAATTCTGATGGCTCAACAACTGCCTTTGATTCTTTAAAATACAATTCTGATTTTACAGCAAAAGCACCTTATGATACAGATGATATTATAACTTATAAATTAAATAATGAATATTCTGTTAGTGTACAAATAGGAGAAACTATTACAGGTGATTGGAATGGTGATGGTACTATATCCACAATGGTTGTTGATAATGACAATTTAACAAGAGCATTTATGGTTAAAATAAATTCTGATTCAAATATGAGTAAATTAGTAACTGCTTACAATGGTGAATATACAACTGATACCAATGGAAATAAAGTACCAATGTATCCAAATTCAGATAATTATTTAAGAATAGAATCAAATGACCCTGGTAAGGAAAATGATTTTATAGGAAACTTTAGTGTTACAAGAAAGACAGGGACAAATGTAGATAGTAGAGAAACTATTTATAAAAATGACAAAGAGAGTAAAGTTGCACAAAGTGATGTAGTTTTAAAAATTTGGGAAGAGAACTTAGATTTAAAAAGTGGAACTATTAAAGCACAAGTAGAAAATTTATCTACATCAAATCCAAATAATAAATTTCAATCATATCTTGATCAGTTAGATAACTTTGCACAAACTTTAGCAGATATTAGTTCTTCATATATTAGAGTTGGACAAAATGATTATATTTATGGACAAAATGGAGTAGATGCACATAATACCGCACCTTTTCCTCCAAATGGAGGAGATATTGTAGAACTAAATCTATTTAGTGGTTCTAGTATAAAAACGTTAAAATTTGATAAAAATGCAGTTAATGATTTGAATCAAGAAAATCTTGATTATCTTGCGTCAATTCAATGGAAGAATGATTTGTCTTTCGATGGAAAAGCACAAGATCCAAATGCAAAAAATACTACATCTTTGACTGAATATTTTAGAAATTTAAGAGTAAATATATCTACGGATAAAGAAGAATCAAACTATGCTTTTGAAGTTCAAGATAGTATTGCACAAAATTTAGGAACATCTTATAATGATGTAGTTAAGGTTAAATCAGATGATGAGATGTTAGATTTAATGAAATTTCAAGCAGCATTTAGTGCAAGTGCTCAAGTTATTACGACAGTTGATCAAATGATTCAAACTCTTCTTGGAATGAAGAGATAA
- the panC gene encoding pantoate--beta-alanine ligase: MEVIKTIEELQNIRKNINKSVGFVPTMGALHNGHISLIKKAKEENEVVIVSVFVNPTQFLPNEDLSKYPRREEADIRICQMCKVDYLFMPEVSTMYTDEEVLIKAPQNSYILEGFTRPGHFDGVLQIVLKLFNLTLPTNAYFGKKDAQQLVLIQQMVKNLFLPINIVPCDIVREVDGLALSSRNVYLDTTQRENALLISKSLYMAGSLIASGERNIKAVKDKIYKIMNSLDIEYVAIVDRNFNQLEIIEPSNTIILVVVRFGNVRLLDNIWL, translated from the coding sequence TTGGAAGTTATAAAAACAATCGAAGAGTTACAAAATATTAGAAAGAATATCAATAAAAGTGTTGGTTTTGTACCAACAATGGGTGCTTTACACAATGGACATATATCTTTAATAAAAAAAGCAAAAGAAGAAAACGAAGTAGTAATAGTATCTGTTTTTGTAAATCCAACCCAATTTTTACCAAATGAAGATTTAAGTAAATATCCTAGACGAGAAGAAGCAGATATAAGAATTTGTCAAATGTGTAAAGTTGATTATCTTTTTATGCCTGAAGTATCTACAATGTACACAGACGAAGAAGTTTTAATAAAAGCTCCACAAAATAGCTATATTTTAGAAGGCTTTACAAGACCAGGGCATTTTGATGGAGTTTTACAAATTGTACTAAAACTATTTAATCTTACTCTTCCAACAAATGCATACTTTGGAAAAAAAGATGCTCAACAACTAGTTCTTATTCAACAAATGGTAAAAAATTTATTCTTACCAATAAACATTGTTCCTTGCGATATTGTAAGAGAAGTTGATGGTTTAGCTCTTAGTTCAAGAAATGTATATTTAGATACAACTCAAAGAGAAAATGCTTTGCTTATATCAAAATCACTTTATATGGCTGGTTCACTAATTGCTAGTGGAGAAAGAAACATAAAAGCAGTAAAAGATAAAATCTATAAAATTATGAACTCTTTAGATATAGAATATGTTGCTATTGTAGATAGAAATTTTAATCAACTTGAAATTATAGAACCATCAAATACAATAATTTTAGTTGTTGTAAGATTTGGAAATGTAAGACTTCTTGATAATATTTGGTTGTAA